In one window of Anser cygnoides isolate HZ-2024a breed goose chromosome 3, Taihu_goose_T2T_genome, whole genome shotgun sequence DNA:
- the LOC106038143 gene encoding opsin-5-like, with translation MEEHYISKLHPVVDYGAGVFLLLIAILTILGNSAVLATAVKRSSLLKSPELLTVNLAVVDIGMAISMYPLAIASAWNHAWLGGDASCMYYALMGFLFGVCSMMTLCAMAVIRFLVTNSSKTNSNKITKNTVRILIAFIWLYSLLWAILPLVGWGYYGPEPFGISCTIAWSKFHNSSNGFSFILSMFLLCTVLPALTIIACYLGIAWKVHKAYQEIQNIDRIPNAAKLEKKLTLMAVLISVGFLSSWTPYAAASFWSIFNSSDSLQPIVTLLPCLFAKSSTAYNPFIYYIFSKTFRREIKQLQCCWGWRLHFFSTDNSAENPVSMMWSGRDNVRLSSAVKVENQGAAAH, from the exons ATGGAGGAGCACTACATTTCCAAACTCCACCCGGTAGTGGATTACGGAGCTGGAGTCTTTCTTCTGCTCATAG ccATCCTGACCATCCTGGGAAACTCAGCCGTCCTCGCTACAGCAGTGAAGCGCTCCTCCCTCCTGAAGTCCCCGGAGCTGCTTACGGTCAACTTGGCAGTGGTAGATATTGGAATGGCAATCAGCATGTATCCGCTGGCCATTGCATCCGCCTGGAACCATGCCTGGCTGGGAGGAGATGCGTCCTGCATGTACTACGCCCTGATGGGTTTCCTTTTTGGTGTCTGCAGCATGATGACGCTGTGTGCCATGGCCGTGATTCGGTTCCTTGTTACCAATTCCTCCAAAACTAACA GTAACAAAATCACCAAGAACACTGTCCGCATCCTGATCGCTTTCATCTGGCTCTACTCCTTGCTCTGGGCTATTCTGCCCTTGGTAGGCTGGGGCTACTACGGCCCCGAGCCATTTGGCATCTCATGTACAATAGCCTGGAGCAAAttccacaactcctccaacggCTTCTCGTTCATCCTGAGCATGTTCCTCCTGTGCACAGTCCTGCCTGCACTGACCATCATCGCCTGCTACTTGGGAATCGCCTGGAAGGTTCATAAGGCATACCAAGAGATCCAGAACATCGACAGGATCCCTAACGCAGCGAAACTGGAGAAGAAGCTGACATTG ATGGCCGTGCTCATCTCGGTTGGGTTCCTGAGCTCGTGGACACCGTATGCAGCAGCCAGCTTCTGGTCCATATTTAACTCCAGCGATTCCCTGCAGCCCATCGTCACACTGCTGCCGTGCCTGTTTGCCAAATCTTCAACCGCCTACAACCCTTTCATTTACTACATCTTCAGCAAAACTTTCCGCCGCGAAATTAAACaactgcagtgctgctggggctggcggcTGCATTTCTTCAGCACCGACAACTCCGCTGAAAACCCTGTCTCGATGATGTGGAGCGGGAGGGACAACGTGCGTCTCTCTTCCGCTGTGAAGGTGGAGAaccagggagctgcagctcacTGA